The Syntrophotalea acetylenivorans genome contains the following window.
CATTCCTTGATCGCAATGGAGAACGCATGTGACAGGGCGGCCAAGTACCGATTAACCGTAGATGGCGACCGTTTGCGTTTGCGGTAGGTGACTTCGGCCTGCAACTTGTCCCGGCATGTTGTGATCATGGCCGCAGTGAGGTCGCAAAGCAGGTAGGGGCCAAGTTCAGTTTTCCACCACATCAACTGTGTCTGTTGGGCTTTGCCATGGCGGCCTTTGGTCGGCAGAACTTCCTCTGTGTAACGGTCAATCAATTCCTCTAAAGTATGCTTACGGGACTGAGCAGTTTTGAAATGCCTGTTTTCAATCATGGCGGCTTCGATTGTCTTAGCCCACCTTTTCGCATCGGTCTTTCTTGGAAAACTAGCCGTTTCTGTGGGATAGCCCTTTCGGCGGATAATTACCTGGTAGCGTTTCTCTCCAGAAGCTAACGTTCTCTCGATAATACTGGCCATTGAAATGTCCTTTTCTCCGGCCGGCAACGCTGGTATAGACGTGCCGGCCGGTATTTTTCTGGTTAGTGGGTCTGCATACCATTCCTTTTCTCAACCCACCGGAAGAACTTGTCCTCGTCGATCAGTACTCGCCGACCGACCCTGACAATGCATTCAGAGAACCCGTTGGTCTGCTCGTAAAAGATCAGGTGGCGCAGACCTCCAATGGGTGGCCATTGGTGGTGGTCGTTCCATCTGGTTACCGGTATGAGCCTGCTTTTCTTTTGAGGGGTTTCCGACAGTTCTGTAGGTGGTCTTTCTACCTCAGAACTGTCTGGGTTTTTTGCGTGCAGTTTTTGCGGATTACTCGTTGCTGCCAACTTTTCTTCGGTCATTAACTGACTCCTTTAGTGAGTGTGTGAATCGGGCTGGGTCCGAACAAAACATTGATTCCAGCTATTAAATAGTTGGCAGCTGCGGTGTGGTTTTGTAGTTTTTTGTTTGGGGTAAGGATGGTCGGTTTTGGTTGCGTTGAGAGAGCGGGTATTGCTTGTAGGAATTAACCTGAGGTGGGGAGAGTAATGAGAGATTTTCACGGGCATGTCGGACGAGAAAGCTGGCATGCAATGCAGGAGGAGGATAGCGATGCGGCTAGCTGTAATCAATGAACCTGTTGGATTACGACTCTCCTCTTTGCTTTTTTACCTTTGCGATCATTTTCTTCTTAATATCGGTAGGGACGAAAATATGCTTCCAGTGCCGCAGGTTACGGCCCAGGATGTAGAGTTCGTTCTGGTCAGCGTGCATCAGGTCGAAGCGCAATGCAAATTGCCTGTCGCTCTGGCCGGCCATAAACAGGGCCGCTTCCTTGAACCATTCCAGGTGCGCGGCCAGTTTTTCCAATTCGGGTAGCAGGTTTACCTGTTGGGCTTCTTGCGAAAAAGGCGCTTTTCCAGCAAGGGATTCTATGATTTCTCGACCAGTTGTTTTCTGGGTCTGCTTCTTGAGCACGGCTTTGTTGCGCTTGATCTCTATTTCGAGCTGCTGTGCTGCAAGTTTGCCATCGAGATCGTTGTCGAAACTTTTTGAGCGGTGCCGACCGTCCGGATCGCGCCAGCGCATCTGGAGCTTTCGGCCATTTTTGGTGATGTGGATGGACATAGATATTTTACGGGCTGTCGCCTGCCTCCTTTTGTAGAATTGATTTGTACGTGGGGTTCTCCGAGGACTGGATTGTGCTTGAGCAGCCATTGAGTTTTTTCGGTGGTCGTCGGGTTTTTAAAAAATTGGCCGCTGCGCCCTTAATAGAGTCCTAGAAAAGCGGGGGAGGGATTCCCGCTTTTGGCATGAGCAACAAGGGCGCAGCAGCCCATGGTGGGAGGGTTGTAATGCATGTTCTTATAACGAAGCTGGTATGGTTTTTTTAAGGGGTGTTGGGGTTATTCGGTCGATTATGTTGTTCATAGCGGAAGGGGGACAATCCTCTAAGTCATTGTTTTAAAGTGCCTATTGAGGAAAATGTAGGATTTTTATAATGTCGCTGCACGTAGTTGCCCTTCTAATTCCTTCAGCCACGATGTCACCACAGTAGAGCAGGCGGCTTAGCGGACTATCTTTTGTCTCCAGTTGAATATGTTTGCGGTGTAGATTCCCTTCATCTCTGATCGGGCAAGATTCAGACAAGCCATAACCAGTCAGACGCGAAAGGCCCGCCAAGAGAAACGACAGTCTTTCCAATATGTCAGGAGTTGTTGGAATGCCACTGCCAATTCACATTTTGATTACCAAACAATTCGACAGAACTCATAATACGATCGAATTTCCTGCCCGAAAATATTACTGAAACTGGTTAGTTGGGTGCCCTTCTTGTAGATTTATAGGAAAATAGGTATGATCCGATCTGGAAAGTGCCTAGGCTAAATTAACCCAATCAGAACCAAAACGCTTAATCGGCTTAAAATTGCCTAGCATGTTTTTTCCACCTTGGATTTTAAACGGAAACCAAGTAAAAAGTGGTTTTATAGAAAGACAAATCGAGAACAGGAAATGAGTGTTTATTTTATTTTGGATGAATCGCCCCTAGTTTTGTAGACACTCCTGGGTTATAAAAAATGACTCAGGAGGAACCCATGAGCAGCAAGCGTTACACCGAAGAGTTCAAGATCGAAGCCGTCAAGCAAATCACCGAGCGCGGCTACTCCGTTTACGATGTCGCTCAGCGTCTGGGAGTGACCACCCACAGCCTATATGCCTGGCGCAAGAAATACGCTTCAGGTCCCCAGCACGACCCGAGTCTCGACCAGGATGCCGAGATCAAGCGGCTTCGTGCCGAACTGAAACGGGTTACCGAAGAGCGAGATATTCTAAAAAAGGCCACCGCATACTTCGCCAAAGAGTCCCGGTGAGGTATGCCTTTATCCGGGCACACCTAGGGCAGTTCGCTATTCGCAACCTGTGCCGGATGATGCAGGTTCACCGCAGCGGCTACTACGCCTGGATCAAGCAACCCAAGTCGGGCTGGCAGAAGGACGACGAGAGGTTGTCGGGACTCATCAAACAACTCTGGCTGGAGAGTGGCTGTGTCTATGGTTATCGCAAGGCCTATAAAGATCTGCGTGAAATCGGCGAGACCTGTGGTCCGAACCGGGTGGCCCGCCTGATGAAACAGGCCGGGTTGAAAGCCCAGGTAGGCTACAACAAGCCCCGGCATAAAGGCGGTAAGGTCTCTGTCTTGGCCGACAACCATCTCAATCAGGACTTCGATGTCCAACAACCCAATCAGGCCTGGGCCACCGACATCACCTATATTCGCACCTATGAAGGGTGGTTGTTCCTGGCCGTCGTCATAGACCTGTTTTCCCGTCAGGTCGTGGGCTGGTCAATGCAACCCAAGATGCAGGTCGATCTCGTACTCAACGCGTTGCTCATGGCGGTGTGGCGGCGCAAACCAAAGAACCCGGTGTTGGTCCACTCCGACCAAGGAACCCAGTACACGAGTAGCGACTGGCAGAATTTCCTAAAGACGCAAAATCTGCTGTGCAGCATGAGCCGCCGTGGTAATTGCTACGACAACGCTGTCGCCGAGAGCTTCTTCCAACTCTTAAAACGAGAGCGAATCAGACGCAAGACCTACAAGGACCGAGAAGAGGCCCGGCGCGATATCTTCAACTACATCGAAATGTTCTACAACCCGGTTCGCCGTCACGGTTACAATGACAACCTGTCGCCAATGGAGTTCGAAAGGCGCCATTTCAGCAAAACCCAGAGTGTCTAGCATTCTGGTGGCGATTCAGTTGGTTCCCAAGTGCCAACCCTTTTGTTGTGTCGTGTGGCAACGTCAATTCGAAGAAGATGAGTCCGGCCGAATAGCTGGGCGAAGCAACTGTATAATCCCTGAACCCGCCTTTTTGTTGCCATCTAAGATAATTACAGTCCTTTTTTTGTTAAATGATGCTGTTTCAACCAACGAAACAATGGAAGTTTGTTTTTTGTTGAGTTAATATCTCATAATTCATTTTTTACCACGTGCTCGAAGGGGGGACAGAAAGCAATGTCTATTAAAACTCGCCTAACGTTAGAGCTTGCGAAGAGGGTGCTCCCGAAAGAGCGGTTTGCGGTAAACTTGAGGGAAAGAAAAGTAAGCAAGAATGCCGCGCCGGTATATCTTACCTTCGACGATGGTCCTCATCCTGATTTCACACCGAGGCTTCTTGACGAGATTACTAAATTAAAAGCCAAGGCAACTTTTTTTGTTCTTGGGAAACGGGCACAACTTTACCCGAATTTAGTTCGCCGTATACTCGCTGAAGGGCATTCGGTTGGAACTCACACCTGGAGCCACTGGAGTGCACGGAAGGTGTCTGTCGCAACTTGGATCAAAGACGTACAATGCGCTCGTCATGAAGTGGAAGACATCACAGGGAAACCGTGCAAGCTTTTCCGCCCCCCCTACGGCGAACTAACGCCATTATCTCTTCTTGCTCTTATGCGAGAAGGTATCCGCACCATTCACTGGTCACAAGATACAAAGGATTTTGCCTGTACCTCTAAATCAAAGTTCTGTCAGTGGTTTGCTGACAACACACCTACGCCTGGCACAATCGTTCTTATGCATGACCTGACCGCCCTAACGCACGAAAACTTACTCGAAGGTTGCTCACATTGGCAGGAAAACACCGAGTTTTTGTCAATCCCGGAGTAAGGGGAGATAGGCCGCCCTCAGTTGCGTTAGAATATTTCTCCCGCCCTTTCGTCGCAAGAGGCGTATCATAAAAGCATGAACCTCCCATTTCACTTCTGGTGCTAGACCTATATCTTTTCCACTAAACTACACAGATTTAGCCCATGAGATCAGTTCCTTTCGTCCCCAAATCATTGAATACATAGTGGGCACATATTTCCCCTCCTCGTATAGACGACGTCGTGTGCCCGAGGTTCTTGTAGCAAATTCTAGATCTTTTTCTGACCCCCTGTGCCGCATAAGGTAGGCGCCCCGCTCTAAAGGACGCGTTTGCAGGAAAGAAAGCCTAGGACTTATCTCTAACAGTTGAGGATCGTGAAACCAGCTTGATGAAACTAAACCTCGGACATGTTTGCGACGGATCAACAGTTCAGCAATTCGCAGGTAATAACGATCAAAACCTTCCTCATTGAACTCATCTAGGTATTCAGTATTAGTGTGACTACGCAACCAAACCCCTTTTCCTCTACAGCGAACATAGTTAAATAACGATTGAACACTACGCTCCCTGGCAACCGCAAGAATACAGCTTGACAACGGTATGCGATCGTTCAAATCAAAATCCTCAGCTCCGCAAGGAACGGTCAATGCAAAAACAAAACGCGCATATTTCACAAGGGGTGACTTAGGCTGGTTGGGCAAATTTTCACTCATATCTTTCAGGCCGTTAGCCATCCGTTCGAATGCAGCTGGGTAAAATGCCAAAATGCTATCAGGTAAGTTTTCACTCTCCACTAACTTTGGAGTTTTTAGTGCTAACAATGCTGCTAGAGATATTTTTAAACTACAGCGTTCTTCTTTTGACAAATGTGATAGTTTCTCTTCGAATACTTGTTCGGTGTATTTTTCCGGCACCTGGTTAGCAGTAGTATGGATCCAGCGACTAGACTCTAATTCAATGAGTGAATATATGTTAGAAACAGCTTTTTCGTGAGGTCCTTGCACCGATTTAGCCAGTTGAACGAAGATCTCATGCGCTTGAGCAGACATTAAGGTTTTCATACGATACCCTCCTGTTTTGTAAATATTTGGAGATTGATAGGAAATTGCATTGACTGGTCTACCCTACGACGCTTGAGGCACCCTTCTCTGGCCATAAAATGAGCCCCCCCCAACTCAACAAAAATTAATAAATACTAGACCTTCACTTAACTACTAGTCAACTTCAATAAAGGTTATTGTTCACTATCCAGCCCAAAGGTCTCGAATAGAGAACGGGTAATATGTGCTGCGCCTACCAAAGTTACCCCGTAATGTTTTTGTGTTTTTGTTCCGAAAAGCAAAACAGTCAGCAAACCGCCGTTTCAAATCTAAGCAATTACGTCCGATTTCAGTCTCTTTCAGCGCCGAACTACGCTGTGCCGGCGGGTGTCAATATAGTTGTCGCCTCAGTCTCGTTATGCTGCTTCGCTACTTAGGTCCTCTTCGGGGGACTGAATCGCCACCAGAATGCTAGACACTCTGGGTTTTGCTGAAATGGCGCCTTTCGAACTCCATTGGCGACAGGTTGTCATTGTAACCGTGACGGCGAACCGGGTTGTAGAACATTTCGATGTAGTTGAAGATATCGCGCCGGGCCTCTTCTCGGTCCTTGTAGGTCTTGCGTCTGATTCGCTCTCGTTTTAAGAGTTGGAAGAAGCTCTCTGCGACAGCGTTGTCGTAGCAATTACCACGGCGGCTCATGCTGCACAGCAGATTTTGCGTCTTTAGGAAATTCTGCCAGTCGCTACTCGTGTACTGGGTTCCTTGGTCGGAGTGGACCAACACCGGGTTCTTTGGTTTGCGCCGCCACACCGCCATGAGCAACGCGTTGAGTACGAGATCGACCTGCATCTTGGGTTGCATTGACCAGCCCACGACCTGACGGGAAAACAGGTCTATGACGACGGCCAGGAACAACCACCCTTCATAGGTGCGAATATAGGTGATGTCGGTGGCCCAGGCCTGATTGGGTTGTTGGACATCGAAGTCCTGATTGAGATGGTTGTCGGCCAAGACAGAAACCTTACCGCCTTTATGCCGGGGCTTGTTGTAGCCTACCTGGGCTTTCAGCCCGGCCTGTTTCATCAGGCGGGCCACCCGGTTCGGACCACAGGTCTCGCCGATTTCACGCAGATCTTTATAGACCTTGCGATAACCATAGACACAGCCACTCTCCAGCCAGAGTTGTTTGATGAGTCCCGACAACCTCTCGTCGTCCTTCTGCCGGCCCGACTTGGGTTGCTTGATCCAGGCGTAGTAGCCGCTGCGGTGAACCTGCATCATCCGGCACAGGTTGCGAATAGCGAACTGCCCTAGGTGTGCCCGGATAAAGGCATACCTCACCGGGACTCTTTGGCGAAGTATGCGGTGGCCTTTTTTAAAATATCTCGCTCTTCGGTAACCCGTTTCAGTTCGGCACGAAGCCGCTTGATCTCGGCATCCTGGTCGAGACTCGGGTCGTGCTGGGGACCTGAAGCGTATTTCTTGCGCCAGGCATATAGGCTGTGGGTGGTCACTCCCAGACGCTGAGCGACATCGTAAACGGAGTAGCCGCGCTCGGTGATTTGCTTGACGGCTTCGATCTTGAACTCTTCAGTGTAACGCTTGCTGCTCATGGGTTCCTCCTGAGTCATTTTTTATAACCCAGGAGTGTCTACAAAACTAGGGGCGATTCAAAGGGACTCGGGAGTTTTCTCAATCAGTCTTACGTGGGGGAGTTATGTGACTCCATAAAGAAGGGAGCAATCCACGGCAAGATTACGGCAAGGCTTCATTGTTGTGGCCGAATAGCACCACAAGATTACCGCAAGGTTACAGCAAGATTGCAAAAAGGCGGACGGTCATCGTTGAAGGTTATGATTTTCCCCTGCCACAAAAGGCCGAGTCCGCCTGGAATGGTTCTGAGGCTGTCCATGGGTCCTTCTGGGCGATTATCTGCGGGTAACGACAACCTCGGAGCCATTTCTAGCGCCAGCATTCACCAAAGATGTCCTTCCTTTGTGGGTGGCAGCATGAAGTTATAACGGAAACTTTTGGTGGTATTTTTTACGGTATCCGATTTTTGTCATTGTGGCCAGAGGGCGAAAAAACAGCTGCTTAGGCAGTCTGTTTGATGGACACCCCCCGCCATTAATAACAAGGGCTTAGCCGATAGTGGCTGAGCCCTTGTTTTGTTTATGGATCGGCTTTGGGTGTTTGGGCTGCCGGTTTCTTAATGGTGGCCTGGGTTTTTCCACAGGCTGCGAACGATAAGAACTAAAAGCAGCAGGGTCCAGAATATAGCCAGTGGTGAATCTGTGTGTTCTTCCCCTTTAGAGACCCAGTCGCTGATGCTGGCACCGGTCCAGGCGTAAATACGATTGAGCAACCAACCCGCAAACAGTGAGCAGCCGGCGATGGCAGCCAGGTAGATGACCGTTACCTTTTTGCCCCAGAACCGGCCGATTACGGTCAGGGTGGCAGCATTGGTGGCCGGCCCTGCAAGGAGAAATACCAGCGCCGCACCGGGAGAGAGGCCTTTGAGTACCAGGGCCGCAGCGATCGGGGTGGAGGCACTGGCGCAGATGTAGATAGGGATGCCGATCAGCAGCATGGCCAACAGCGAGGTGTATTCCCCGCTGAGATAGCGCAGGAAGAAGGTCTCCGGGACAAAGAAGCTGATGATGCCGCTGATCAGAATACCGATTAACAGCCATTTGCCGATATCGCCCAGCAGATCGCCGAAAGCGAATTTCAGACCGGCGCCAAGTTTTTGCCGCAGGTTTTCCGGGTGGTGGTGATGCTCTTCACAGCAGTTGCTCTTGCAGCAGCTGTCGGCTTCTTCCTCATCAATAGCTTCTTCGGTGGCCTGATCGGCTGGCAATAGGTTGATGCAGAGCCCTGTTACGGTGGCGGTAAAAAAAGCCGCGAGAGGTCGCAATACCGTCATAATGGGATCGAGCAGGGCATAGGTAATGGCGATGGAATCGACTCCCGTTTCGGGTGTCGAGATCAGAAAGGCTGCCGAGGCACCGTTGCTGGCTCCGTGTTTACGTAGCCCGACGGCCGCAGGGATGACACCGCAGGAACAGAGGGGCAGCGGGACGCCGAACAGGGAGGCTTTGATGACTGAGCCGACGCTGCTGTGGCCAAGGTGTCGGGCGACAAAGTCTTCAGGGACAAAGGCTTTGAGCAGGCCCGCGGCAAAAAATCCGAACAGCACGAAGGGGGCGGCCTCGACGAGCAAGCGCCAGCTAGCCAATAAAATTCCGATGATCATATCGAACATGAGGGGAGGAGCCTTTCTTGTTTAAGGTAATGTATGGCGTCAGCAGCTTGCCGGAATTCTGCCCGGTCACCTGCTCTCGGTCTCTTTGTTCGGAGTGCCCTTTGAAACGCATTTCGCAGATTTGTTTGGATATTATAGTACGATTAGTGACTAGACGCCAAAGGTGCCGTCGGTTTGTGCTGAAATTGATCGATTGGGATTCGCTGGACTTCTCTCCAGCGTTTTTTTCTATGGGATATTGAATCTATTTAGTCTGTTGGCTGTTTTGCGGCTGCCAGGGCTTGAACAATGGCTCGGGCCGAATTACATTGCTAAGAGTCTGTCGAGCTTGGGGGATGAAAGTAGATCCATTCCGATGTTCGACGTTCTCCTGGTTAACCACTATTTCGGGATTGATTCATGGCGGAGGGTGATCAGACATATACGGAGAGTTGCCTGCCGGTGGCGGCGCCCGACCTGGTCGTTGCAGAAACGGTTGATGGGAGATGGCAGGTAGTTTCCGTCTCCGAGCAATTGGCGGCGTTTTTTGGTCTGACCGTTAAGGAGATGCAGCATCGCCTTTTGGGCTCTTCTTTGGCCGACACGGAGCCCTCTTTGTTGGGGTTGGCACGGGAGGTGGCAGCCGGTGATGTTCCGTTAAGGGATGTGCGCGTCCGCTTTCCCGGAGGCGGCCGGCCGGTAATGGTTGCCGAGGCGGCCAGTGGTTTAAGTGAGGACTTTAGTCGCCGAAGGGTGTATTTCCATTTTCGCCCCTTGTCTTCTAGTGAAAAGGATCAAGCGCTTGTTCAGCACGGCATGGTCGGCGTCAGTCCCATCATGCGTGAGGTTTTTCGTAAGATCGCTCTCTATGCGCCTGTCGATGCTTCTGCCGTGGTGACCGGTGAGACCGGTACGGGCAAAGAACTGGTAGCCCGAGCTCTGCACGACAGCAGTTTGCGACGGGACGGACCCTATGTGGCGGTCAACTGCTCAGCTATTTCCGAAGAGTTGCTTGAGTCGGAACTGTTCGGCCATGAAAAGGGGGCTTTTACAGGGGCTTTGCGCACTCATCGCGGGCGTTTTGAGAGGGCCGATGGCGGCACCTTGTTTCTGGATGAAATTGGTGACATGCCGTTGCACACCCAGACCAAATTGTTGCGGGTTCTGGAGGAAGGAGTTGTTGAGCGAGTCGGAGCGGAACGGGAGCGATGCGTCGACGTGCGTATCGTGGCGGCGACCAACGTGCCCCTGGAGAAGGCGGTTGGCCGGGGTCGCTTTCGGGCCGATCTCTATCATCGTCTGTCGGTGTTGCGGATTCATTTGCCGGCTCTGCGCGAGCGTCCTGAAGATATCCCGGCCCTGGTCGACCACTTTCTACGCCAGTTCAGTCGCAAGTACCGGCGTACTATCCATCGCCTTACCCCTGAAGCTATCACCCTTTTGCAGTCCTATCTGTGGCCCGGCAATATACGGGAGCTGCGCAACGTGCTCGAGCGGGTTTTTATCGAAACCCGTTCTGAAGCCATTGGCGCCAGGGCTTTTCGGGAATGGGTTCGGGAACGCCAGGATTTTTCACCTGGTCAGTGGGATAATAAGGAGAGCGGTTCAATTCCCAGTCCCGCGGTCATGCTGCCTCACCCCCTGGCTTCGTCGCAGGCCGAATCGATTGGGTCCGGTGACAAGGTGCTCGAGGCCGAATACGCATCCGATCGCACCCCTTCTCGCCGATCAACACGTCCGGCCAATTTGAGCGAAACGGCTATACGCCGTGCCTACCAAGCTGCAGAGGGCAATCTTGCTGCGGCTGCCCGCCTGCTTGGCATTCATCGCGCCACCCTTTATCGCTATCTGAAAAAACTGGATATTTCTCGAGAGGATTTGCAGGGCTAAGTGACGCACCGTCAAGCCCGCCCCGCTCCCCATGTGTCGCAAGCTGTCCTGTCTGCAACGTTGCAAGGTTCTTGCGACACTGTGTGCGACGTCGCAACCTTTCTGCGGCT
Protein-coding sequences here:
- a CDS encoding IS3 family transposase (programmed frameshift); the encoded protein is MSSKRYTEEFKIEAVKQITERGYSVYDVAQRLGVTTHSLYAWRKKYASGPQHDPSLDQDAEIKRLRAELKRVTEERDIPKKGHRILRQRVPVRYAFIRAHLGQFAIRNLCRMMQVHRSGYYAWIKQPKSGWQKDDERLSGLIKQLWLESGCVYGYRKAYKDLREIGETCGPNRVARLMKQAGLKAQVGYNKPRHKGGKVSVLADNHLNQDFDVQQPNQAWATDITYIRTYEGWLFLAVVIDLFSRQVVGWSMQPKMQVDLVLNALLMAVWRRKPKNPVLVHSDQGTQYTSSDWQNFLKTQNLLCSMSRRGNCYDNAVAESFFQLLKRERIRRKTYKDREEARRDIFNYIEMFYNPVRRHGYNDNLSPMEFERRHFSKTQSV
- a CDS encoding polysaccharide deacetylase family protein, translating into MSIKTRLTLELAKRVLPKERFAVNLRERKVSKNAAPVYLTFDDGPHPDFTPRLLDEITKLKAKATFFVLGKRAQLYPNLVRRILAEGHSVGTHTWSHWSARKVSVATWIKDVQCARHEVEDITGKPCKLFRPPYGELTPLSLLALMREGIRTIHWSQDTKDFACTSKSKFCQWFADNTPTPGTIVLMHDLTALTHENLLEGCSHWQENTEFLSIPE
- a CDS encoding IS3 family transposase (programmed frameshift), whose protein sequence is MSSKRYTEEFKIEAVKQITERGYSVYDVAQRLGVTTHSLYAWRKKYASGPQHDPSLDQDAEIKRLRAELKRVTEERDIFKKGHRILRQRVPVRYAFIRAHLGQFAIRNLCRMMQVHRSGYYAWIKQPKSGRQKDDERLSGLIKQLWLESGCVYGYRKVYKDLREIGETCGPNRVARLMKQAGLKAQVGYNKPRHKGGKVSVLADNHLNQDFDVQQPNQAWATDITYIRTYEGWLFLAVVIDLFSRQVVGWSMQPKMQVDLVLNALLMAVWRRKPKNPVLVHSDQGTQYTSSDWQNFLKTQNLLCSMSRRGNCYDNAVAESFFQLLKRERIRRKTYKDREEARRDIFNYIEMFYNPVRRHGYNDNLSPMEFERRHFSKTQSV
- a CDS encoding SO_0444 family Cu/Zn efflux transporter; translated protein: MFDMIIGILLASWRLLVEAAPFVLFGFFAAGLLKAFVPEDFVARHLGHSSVGSVIKASLFGVPLPLCSCGVIPAAVGLRKHGASNGASAAFLISTPETGVDSIAITYALLDPIMTVLRPLAAFFTATVTGLCINLLPADQATEEAIDEEEADSCCKSNCCEEHHHHPENLRQKLGAGLKFAFGDLLGDIGKWLLIGILISGIISFFVPETFFLRYLSGEYTSLLAMLLIGIPIYICASASTPIAAALVLKGLSPGAALVFLLAGPATNAATLTVIGRFWGKKVTVIYLAAIAGCSLFAGWLLNRIYAWTGASISDWVSKGEEHTDSPLAIFWTLLLLVLIVRSLWKNPGHH
- a CDS encoding sigma-54 interaction domain-containing protein yields the protein MAEGDQTYTESCLPVAAPDLVVAETVDGRWQVVSVSEQLAAFFGLTVKEMQHRLLGSSLADTEPSLLGLAREVAAGDVPLRDVRVRFPGGGRPVMVAEAASGLSEDFSRRRVYFHFRPLSSSEKDQALVQHGMVGVSPIMREVFRKIALYAPVDASAVVTGETGTGKELVARALHDSSLRRDGPYVAVNCSAISEELLESELFGHEKGAFTGALRTHRGRFERADGGTLFLDEIGDMPLHTQTKLLRVLEEGVVERVGAERERCVDVRIVAATNVPLEKAVGRGRFRADLYHRLSVLRIHLPALRERPEDIPALVDHFLRQFSRKYRRTIHRLTPEAITLLQSYLWPGNIRELRNVLERVFIETRSEAIGARAFREWVRERQDFSPGQWDNKESGSIPSPAVMLPHPLASSQAESIGSGDKVLEAEYASDRTPSRRSTRPANLSETAIRRAYQAAEGNLAAAARLLGIHRATLYRYLKKLDISREDLQG